One Suricata suricatta isolate VVHF042 chromosome X, meerkat_22Aug2017_6uvM2_HiC, whole genome shotgun sequence genomic region harbors:
- the EIF1AX gene encoding eukaryotic translation initiation factor 1A, X-chromosomal gives MPKNKGKGGKNRRRGKNENESEKRELVFKEDGQEYAQVIKMLGNGRLEAMCFDGVKRLCHIRGKLRKKVWINTSDIILVGLRDYQDNKADVILKYNADEARSLKAYGELPEHAKINETDTFGPGDDDEIQFDDIGDDDEDIDDI, from the exons ATGCCCAAGAATAAAG GTAAAGGAGGTAAAAATAGACGCAGAGGtaagaatgagaatgaatctGAAAAAAGAGAGCTGGTGTTTAAAGAAGATGGACAAG aATATGCTCAAGTAATCAAAATGTTGGGAAATGGACGATTAGAAGCCATGTGTTTTGATGGTGTAAAGAGGTTATGTCACATCAGAGGAAAACTGAGGAAAAAG gtttggataaatacctcagATATTATATTGGTTGGTCTTCGAGACTACcag GATAATAAAGctgatgtaattttaaaatacaatgcaGATGAAGCTAGGAGTCTGAAGGCGTATGGCGAGCTTCCAGAGCATG ctaaaatcaatgaaactgataCATTTGGTCCCGGAGATGATGATGAAATTCAGTTTGATGACATTGGAGACGACGATGAAGACATTGATGAT